GATCGACCAGCTGTGGGCCGCCAGCGTGCGCATGCAGACGCTCAAGGAAACCGACGAGCCGTCCGTGCTCCCGACCAGCCTGGCGCCGCCATTCCGGATCGAGGTCGACGACGCTCGCCTGGCCAATATGACGATGGTGAATATCGGCGGCGCCGAAACGCGCATCGACAATATCCGCGCGCGCGCCAAGGGCGACAAGCGCAGCTGGGTCGTGCAGAACGCGACGGCGGCCACGCCGTGGGGCCAGGTCGCCGCCAATGCCACCGTTGGCGCGGCCCGTCCCTTTAAAATCGACGCGGCGGGCAGCCTGACGCAATCGCAGGCCAGTGCCGGCGCACGCGCTGCGCAGTTGCAGATCAAGGTCGGCGGCGACATCCAGAATGCCACGCAGATCGACGCCACCGGCACCGCCGGACGCGCCATCGGCGACGCCCACTTCACGCTCGCGCCGTACGCCGAGATCCCGCTACGCGCGCTGCGCATCAATGGCCGCAACGTCGATCCAGGCTTCTTCAACCCTGCCCTGCCCACTGCCGACCTGACCTTCGCGGTCGTCGGCAAGCTGGACGAACAACGCAATATCAGCGGCAGCGTCGACATCACCAACACCGGGCCGGAAGGCACGATCGACCAGCAACGCCTGCCACTGCGCGCCGCGCGCGGCCAACTGGGCGGCAACCTGTCGGCGCTTGCGGTTTCGAACGTGCTGCTCGACTTCGGCGCGGCCGGCAAATTCACCGGCACCGGCGGCGTGCAGCGCACGAAGGACGAAGAAGGCATCGGTACCGCGCGCTTTGCGCTGCACACCGACCGCTTCAACCTCAAGGAAATCCACTCGGCCATGAAGCCGACGGCGATCAAGGGTGATATCGCGGTCATCAACGAAGCGACGCGCCAGACGTTGGAGGCGAACCTGATCGATGCCGGCCTGCGCCTGACGGCGCTGGCCACACTGGAAGACAATGTGGCCACGCTGCGTGAAGCGACGCTGCGCGCCAAACGCGGCAGCGTCACGGCCAGCGGCACCATGAACCTCGAAGGCGACCAGGCGTTCAAGGCCACGGCCAATGCCAGCCGCTTCGATCCATCCGAATTCGGCGACCTGCCCGCAGCCGACATCAACGCCACGGTCAACGCCGCCGGCGTCCTCACGCCCGAATGGAAGGTCGACGCCGACTTCGCCGTGCGCCAGAGCCGCCTGATGAACCAGCCGCTCAGCGGCAAGGGCAAACTCACGGCCGACGCCAAGCGCATCGCCGGCATCGACGCCAACCTGGCGCTGGGCCAGAACACGGTCGACCTGAAAGGCGCGTTCGGCGGCGCGGGCGATCGCCTGCAATGGCGCCTGGATGGCCGCCAGCTCGCCGCCGTGCGCGCCGACCTGTATGGCGCGGTGGTGGCCAACGGCGTCGTCACCGGCACCATGACTGCGCCGCGCACGACGTTCGACGTCAACGCGCGCAACCTGGGCTGGGTCGACGCCCAGCGCAAGAACAACAGCGGCGTCGTGCGCGCCAAGGGCGAAGCCTGGCTGGGCGGCCCCGAGGATGCACGTGTGGTCGAAGTCAAGGCCACCGGCGCGACCGAACGCTTCAACCCGGCCGCCTTCGGCTCACCGCTGGCCGGCAATATCAATTCGACCTTTACCGGCAGCGGCCGCGCCGGCACCGACTGGCGCGGCGCGCTCGACCTCAAGGTGGTCGATTCGACGCTGGCCAATTCGCCGTTCTGGGGCCATGCGCGCCTGGCGGCCGACCGCCGCCACGTATCCGACGCCAACGTCGATCTGCACGTGGGTCCGAACGTCATCGCCGCCACCGGCAGCTTTGGCGCCGCGCGCGATGCGCTCAACTGGCGCATCGATGCGCCGCAGCTGGCCGCGTTCGGTCCCGAGTACGGCGGCGTACTGCGCGGCTCGGGCGTCCTGTCCGGCACGGCCGACACGCCATCCCTCACGGCGACCATCGCGGGCCAGAACCTGCGCGCCATGGGCACGCACACGGTGCGCTCGCTCAAAGCCAGCGCCAACCTCGGTTCCGGCCGCGGCGCGAGCGATCCACTGGTGACCGATGTCGAGGTGCTCGACTACGTCAACGGCGACACGCGCGTGGCATCCGTACGCCTGAAAACCGACGGCACGCGCGGCGCGCACACGCTGCGCCTGTCGGCATTGGGCGATGCGTTCGATGCCAATGCCGAACTGCGTGGCGCCTTCTCGAAAGATACCTGGAGCGGCACGCTGGCTGCGCTGCAGAACCGTGGCCGCTATGCGATGAACCTGCAAAAGCCGGTGCCATTGACCGTCAGCGGCGCACCGGGCGGCGGTTTCGCCGGCCTGGCCAGCCCCGAACGCATCGCCTTCAATGGCGCCGTGATCGCCCTGCCAAACGGCAGCATCACGGTCGACGCGCTGACCAAGGATGGCCCGCGCTGGGCCAGCCGCGGCCATGCCGACAATGTGCCGCTGACGTACCTGGCGCAGTTCTCCCCGAGCCTGGCCGACAACGCGCGCGGCGACCTGACGCTGGGCGCGGCCTGGTCGGTCGACATGCGCGCGCCGCAGGCACAAGGCGCTGCGCCTTCGCT
This window of the Oxalobacteraceae sp. CFBP 8761 genome carries:
- a CDS encoding translocation/assembly module TamB domain-containing protein, which codes for MDTPDNNAAKQQAPAPDQAQTTQPRRWPRRVAIGLVATGVIVGGTLWYLGRETTLQMIAQRVASATGGKLTLTGVSGTLYGKMHIERLIWRTDEQVITANKIDIDWSPGQVLSGGILIDQLWAASVRMQTLKETDEPSVLPTSLAPPFRIEVDDARLANMTMVNIGGAETRIDNIRARAKGDKRSWVVQNATAATPWGQVAANATVGAARPFKIDAAGSLTQSQASAGARAAQLQIKVGGDIQNATQIDATGTAGRAIGDAHFTLAPYAEIPLRALRINGRNVDPGFFNPALPTADLTFAVVGKLDEQRNISGSVDITNTGPEGTIDQQRLPLRAARGQLGGNLSALAVSNVLLDFGAAGKFTGTGGVQRTKDEEGIGTARFALHTDRFNLKEIHSAMKPTAIKGDIAVINEATRQTLEANLIDAGLRLTALATLEDNVATLREATLRAKRGSVTASGTMNLEGDQAFKATANASRFDPSEFGDLPAADINATVNAAGVLTPEWKVDADFAVRQSRLMNQPLSGKGKLTADAKRIAGIDANLALGQNTVDLKGAFGGAGDRLQWRLDGRQLAAVRADLYGAVVANGVVTGTMTAPRTTFDVNARNLGWVDAQRKNNSGVVRAKGEAWLGGPEDARVVEVKATGATERFNPAAFGSPLAGNINSTFTGSGRAGTDWRGALDLKVVDSTLANSPFWGHARLAADRRHVSDANVDLHVGPNVIAATGSFGAARDALNWRIDAPQLAAFGPEYGGVLRGSGVLSGTADTPSLTATIAGQNLRAMGTHTVRSLKASANLGSGRGASDPLVTDVEVLDYVNGDTRVASVRLKTDGTRGAHTLRLSALGDAFDANAELRGAFSKDTWSGTLAALQNRGRYAMNLQKPVPLTVSGAPGGGFAGLASPERIAFNGAVIALPNGSITVDALTKDGPRWASRGHADNVPLTYLAQFSPSLADNARGDLTLGAAWSVDMRAPQAQGAAPSLAGNVRVFREKGDAIVGGDTPVALGLRQLEARAEVVGSSLRVNLDLDGARTGVAKIDANAQMINGRLESDSPLRMTANANIPSIAWLAALAGQPGLELDGALRVAMTGGGTIGKPSLNGNLDGDKLGVRWAEQGVNLRNGELRALLGGDQLRIEKLSFQGRQGGAAASGYVRFADGAPTMDIRLNMDRLEALSRPDRTVILSGQASLVRDASRFALEGKFRADRALIEFAPQGTPTISDDVIVLGRATTKPTPKTNEKEVPLTVDLAADLGDDFHIRAMGIDAYLAGTARVRMTGSGQPRINGTIRALNGTYAAYGQNLSIERAVMTFSGPYDNPSLDILAVRKRPEGEQLSETNVEAGVQVRGTAQSPTARLVSTPNVSDSDKLSWLVLGQGMEAASGDQKGVLTAAASALLGGSGGTGGIQSKIANSLGVDELGLKQGAGGGSGSGLESTVVTVGKRISQRAYLSFEQGTSTASSLVRLRYKLTPRISLQFQTGTNSALDILYSWAFD